ATTATGTGGATGACATTAAGGAATTTTCTGTACCAAATAATGCTGCCTGCCAGGACCAAATGCTATTTAAGTTCAGATCTTCTGGTCTGTCAAGGAGAGAAAAAACTCAATTTGGTTTTGATGATAGTGAAATGGGTCAAGATGGATCAGAGAGTGAGAACTCAAGCACAAGGACCTCTACAAAGAGCAAAAGGAGACCAGAGAAAAAATCAAGAAGGAGATCATCCTCCATGGAAAACCTTGGCCTTATGGATATTGGATACGTGATATATTATCACAAGCCATGCAAAAGTCCGTTAGCTCATAAGCATCGTAGCAGAAAGCACCATAAGCCTTCACTAGAAGGAATTTCCCCATCAAGTTATGGCCAGAAGAGACTGATGCTACATGGTTTCTCAGAAGAGGGAAATGTTTTACAGTCAAGTCACAGCCAAGATGGCACAAGGAGAAAACTTTTCAACTTTAAAATGAGTGGGTGCAGCTTGGACCAGCCTTGTTATTTTTGCGTATATGATGATGAAGACTATTTGGAGGCTCAATCAATGGAGCAAAAGAGAGGGATCAGAGCCACACATGTTCAACAAGGAGTTTTGCATGATGAATGTTGTTGTTGCCAACCCTTTTGGGATGATGAGTTGAACCAAGGAATTGAATTGGTTACCATTCCTCAGAGACCAAATAGGAGGAATTATAGTGCTTCAGCTGAGTATCATGTATTCAACTACACAGATTGCCAAGCTGGTAATGGAAACAatgaaacaaaagaagaaatctctgcTTCTCCCAAAGTTTCCAATCCAAGGACTGGTGGTTCCTCACCAATAATAGAAACAGAAGCTACCTATTCAAGGGCCATGACCATGCCCCAAGAGAGGCACAGAAACAACAAAGATAAGATGTTACGGACATATTCTTGTCCTTCTCCCCAGCCTAGTCATGTTCATCCTAAGTTGCCAGACTATGATGACATAGCTGCCAAGTTCACTGCTCTCAAGAGAGAGCGCATGGAAAACATGGACTGCAGTAAGGACCAAAACAAATAGAGGAGTCATATATACAGCATTGTATAGTACTGGcctattaaattttgaatcactcattcaaatattatttatgagATTGTTTTTAGATATCACTATATATTCTTTGG
Above is a window of Glycine soja cultivar W05 chromosome 12, ASM419377v2, whole genome shotgun sequence DNA encoding:
- the LOC114378421 gene encoding uncharacterized protein LOC114378421 isoform X1, with the protein product MFDIFFGWSKASKCKKAIKRARYRLRLLKNKRQAIARQLRKDLAELIQSGHEETAFNRVEQLMGDESLAAAYELLDHFCEFILTELSYIRRHKDCPNDINEAVSSLIFASARCGDLPELGVIRKLFGQRYGERFATTAVELSPGNLVNKKLKENLSAKSVPDDMKYRMVDEIARDNCLQQQVLAIQYYPDWQQVQEKENKGYQLVESDAKIIDTIGGSKVQPSEIKRDVRCVTISKPSDSCSLPESSLADTSAMVSAVQQYPPYFLRYPLEKKVVEIDFPDLLSSINFDLQNKGERMALISSAQRVSFPPCSEEMVDYVDDIKEFSVPNNAACQDQMLFKFRSSGLSRREKTQFGFDDSEMGQDGSESENSSTRTSTKSKRRPEKKSRRRSSSMENLGLMDIGYVIYYHKPCKSPLAHKHRSRKHHKPSLEGISPSSYGQKRLMLHGFSEEGNVLQSSHSQDGTRRKLFNFKMSGCSLDQPCYFCVYDDEDYLEAQSMEQKRGIRATHVQQGVLHDECCCCQPFWDDELNQGIELVTIPQRPNRRNYSASAEYHVFNYTDCQAGNGNNETKEEISASPKVSNPRTGGSSPIIETEATYSRAMTMPQERHRNNKDKMLRTYSCPSPQPSHVHPKLPDYDDIAAKFTALKRERMENMDCSKDQNK
- the LOC114378421 gene encoding uncharacterized protein LOC114378421 isoform X2, whose protein sequence is MGDESLAAAYELLDHFCEFILTELSYIRRHKDCPNDINEAVSSLIFASARCGDLPELGVIRKLFGQRYGERFATTAVELSPGNLVNKKLKENLSAKSVPDDMKYRMVDEIARDNCLQQQVLAIQYYPDWQQVQEKENKGYQLVESDAKIIDTIGGSKVQPSEIKRDVRCVTISKPSDSCSLPESSLADTSAMVSAVQQYPPYFLRYPLEKKVVEIDFPDLLSSINFDLQNKGERMALISSAQRVSFPPCSEEMVDYVDDIKEFSVPNNAACQDQMLFKFRSSGLSRREKTQFGFDDSEMGQDGSESENSSTRTSTKSKRRPEKKSRRRSSSMENLGLMDIGYVIYYHKPCKSPLAHKHRSRKHHKPSLEGISPSSYGQKRLMLHGFSEEGNVLQSSHSQDGTRRKLFNFKMSGCSLDQPCYFCVYDDEDYLEAQSMEQKRGIRATHVQQGVLHDECCCCQPFWDDELNQGIELVTIPQRPNRRNYSASAEYHVFNYTDCQAGNGNNETKEEISASPKVSNPRTGGSSPIIETEATYSRAMTMPQERHRNNKDKMLRTYSCPSPQPSHVHPKLPDYDDIAAKFTALKRERMENMDCSKDQNK